Part of the Streptomyces sp. WMMC500 genome is shown below.
CAGGTCGTCGTGGAACACCGCGTCCGGGACGGCGCGCTCGGCCAGGTCGTACACCCGCTTCCAGCCCCGGCGGGCCGTGACGACCACCTCGCCGGCGTCCAGCAGCGTCTCCACCGCGATCTTCGTCTCCGACCAGTCCCACCACGGGCCGCCGTTCTTCGCCCCGCCCAGGTCCGTGGAGGTCAGCGGGCCGTCGGCGCGCAGCCGGTCCACGACGGCGGCGCGGGAGCCCGCCGGGTCCTGCAGGTGATGCCAGCGGTAGCCGCGCGCGCGGCGCTCCCGGCGGCGGAAGGCGAACAGCGGCCACTCCTCGATGGGCAGGATGCACGCGGCATGCGACCAGTACTCGAAAGCGGCCGTCCCGGACCAGTACGCCGACTCCACCGCCTCGCGGCCGATCGCGCCCAGGCGCGCGTACGGCACCAGCTCGTGCGACCGGGCGAGCACCGAGATCGTGTCCAACTGCACCGCGCCCAGCCGCCGCAGCACACCGCGGGCACCGGCACGGCGGTCGGGCGCGCCCAGCAGCCCCTGGGCGCGCAGGGCGATACGGCGGGCGTCGTCGGCGGAGAGAGACACGTTCGTGGCCATGCCGGCGAGCGTAGAGCCTGGCTCTGACAACCCCCGGCCCCACGCTTGCCTGCAGGTCCGGCGGGCGGCGCGCACGGTGGACATCCCGTGCGGAGCCGGACACTCAGCGCGACGGAGCGGCCGGCGGGGTCGGAGCGGACGGCGCGGACGGCGCCGGCAGATACGGCAGCCGCGACTCCAGCCCCACGTCCGAGGGCAGCAGCGAGCCCACCCAGGCGTCGCGCCGCGTCCCGTGGTTGACGAACCACGAGCGCAGCGTGCCCTCCATCGTGAAGCCCGCCCGCAGCGCCACCGCCCGCGAGGGCTCGTTGCCCACCTCGGCGAACCACTCCACCCGGTCGATGCCCACCTCCGTGAACGCCCACCGAACCACGGCCGCCACCGCCTCCGCCGTGTACCCGCGCCGCCGCTGCTCCGGCACCGTCCAGTACCCCAGCTCCGCGACGCGCTCCGCGTGCCGCGCGGGGGTGAAGCCGACGAGGCCCATCGAGCCCACCAGCGCCCCGCCGTCGCGGGTGAAGACGCCGAAGTTGTACAGGGTGTCCTCGCGCCAGCCGGCCGGGCTGACCTTGAGGACGAAGTCCTCGGCGTGCCCGCGCCCGTACGGCGACGGGACGCGCGTCCAGCGCTGGATGCCGGGGTCCTGGCAGGCGGCCAGG
Proteins encoded:
- a CDS encoding GNAT family N-acetyltransferase — its product is MDPVTLDTERLLLRPMEAGDVDAVLAACQDPGIQRWTRVPSPYGRGHAEDFVLKVSPAGWREDTLYNFGVFTRDGGALVGSMGLVGFTPARHAERVAELGYWTVPEQRRRGYTAEAVAAVVRWAFTEVGIDRVEWFAEVGNEPSRAVALRAGFTMEGTLRSWFVNHGTRRDAWVGSLLPSDVGLESRLPYLPAPSAPSAPTPPAAPSR